In one window of Frigoriglobus tundricola DNA:
- a CDS encoding protein kinase domain-containing protein, with protein MFKCYDPDRDRFVAVKVALDEIRAPAERDAFLHHAERAAAIEHENLCAVYEIGLASGRPFLVMPYYESGTLAQWMRANPVAPVRATLDRIFGLARGLGTLHTAGIVHRALKPDNIFIDGDKLVVSDYGWARADGTAASPAGGVNRYMAPEQWRPGGAFVPGPRSDVFSLGAILYELLTGTHPFPWLSAEVLAQGVGVWAQRLRLPSEAYPGLDTRLNPLCLRALETNPNDRYASAHAFAEEIDRIRRLVDAERLITTVEDFKQAEAYYYGAPGVPRDPDRARRLFERAAAQGYAPAQNSLGSLYQYALGVPRDYEKACELYELAAAQGDARAQNNLGYMYLKGLGVPRDYRMARELYEKAVAQGDAAGQYSLGCLYLHELGVPLNYARALELYVQSAAQGYAKAQNGLGFMYLEGLGVPQDYAKALELFELSAKQGFAVAQNSLGFMYLKGLGVPLDYTKARYYLEKAQAQGNAQAYSSLGYMYQYGMGVEQDFRKARELFEKAMKKGLAEAFYNLGYMYHNGLGLKKDYAKARQLYESAAARGDEDAQKALEKMDAPKKPGRR; from the coding sequence GTGTTCAAGTGTTACGATCCCGACCGTGACCGGTTCGTTGCGGTGAAAGTGGCGCTCGACGAGATCCGCGCTCCGGCCGAGCGCGACGCGTTCCTGCACCATGCCGAACGCGCGGCGGCGATCGAGCACGAGAATCTGTGCGCCGTTTACGAGATCGGACTGGCGAGCGGCCGGCCGTTTCTCGTCATGCCGTACTACGAAAGCGGGACGCTCGCCCAGTGGATGCGCGCCAACCCGGTCGCGCCGGTCCGCGCCACCCTGGACCGGATCTTCGGGCTCGCCCGGGGGCTGGGCACCCTTCACACGGCCGGGATCGTCCACCGCGCCCTGAAGCCGGACAACATCTTCATTGACGGCGACAAGCTGGTCGTCTCGGACTACGGCTGGGCGCGCGCCGACGGCACGGCCGCGTCTCCGGCCGGGGGCGTCAACCGGTACATGGCGCCGGAACAGTGGCGGCCCGGCGGGGCGTTCGTGCCCGGCCCGCGCTCCGACGTGTTCAGTCTCGGCGCGATCCTGTACGAGCTGCTGACCGGCACGCACCCGTTCCCGTGGCTCTCGGCGGAGGTGCTGGCCCAGGGCGTCGGCGTGTGGGCGCAGCGGCTCCGCCTCCCGTCCGAAGCGTACCCCGGGCTCGACACGCGGTTGAACCCGCTGTGCCTCCGCGCGCTGGAAACCAATCCCAACGACCGGTACGCGTCCGCACACGCGTTCGCCGAGGAGATCGACCGCATCCGGCGGCTCGTGGACGCCGAGCGCCTCATCACGACCGTTGAGGACTTCAAGCAGGCCGAAGCGTACTACTACGGCGCCCCCGGCGTCCCGCGCGACCCGGACCGCGCCCGCCGGCTCTTCGAACGGGCCGCGGCCCAGGGGTACGCGCCCGCCCAGAACAGCCTCGGGAGCCTGTACCAGTACGCGCTGGGCGTCCCGCGGGACTACGAGAAGGCGTGCGAGTTGTACGAGCTGGCCGCCGCGCAGGGGGACGCGCGGGCGCAGAACAACCTCGGGTACATGTACCTCAAGGGGCTGGGCGTCCCGCGGGACTACCGGATGGCCCGCGAGCTGTACGAGAAGGCCGTCGCGCAGGGGGACGCCGCCGGACAGTACAGCCTCGGGTGCCTGTACCTGCACGAACTGGGGGTCCCGCTGAACTACGCGAGGGCGCTCGAACTGTACGTGCAGTCGGCCGCGCAGGGGTACGCGAAGGCGCAGAACGGCCTCGGGTTCATGTACCTCGAGGGGCTGGGCGTGCCCCAGGACTACGCGAAGGCGCTCGAACTCTTCGAACTGTCCGCCAAGCAGGGGTTCGCGGTCGCGCAGAACAGCCTCGGGTTCATGTACCTCAAGGGGCTGGGGGTGCCGCTGGACTACACCAAGGCGCGCTACTACCTGGAGAAGGCGCAGGCCCAGGGGAACGCCCAGGCCTACAGCTCGCTCGGGTACATGTACCAGTACGGGATGGGCGTCGAGCAGGACTTCCGCAAGGCGCGCGAGTTGTTCGAGAAGGCCATGAAGAAGGGGCTGGCGGAGGCGTTCTACAACCTCGGCTACATGTACCACAACGGGCTGGGGCTGAAGAAGGACTACGCCAAGGCGCGCCAGCTCTACGAGTCGGCGGCGGCCCGGGGCGACGAGGACGCGCAGAAAGCGCTCGAGAAGATGGACGCCCCGAAGAAGCCCGGCCGCCGCTAA
- a CDS encoding hybrid sensor histidine kinase/response regulator, which translates to MVPHSLPKPVLVVSCAAGGALVAAALYLTAGPGAASCALAVTAVAGWGFALRAWARERAGAGVAADRRYHEVEARYRCLIEQAADAMFVLGPDDRILDANTQATVDLGYTRAELLHLTFHDILSAQAGGSADGDTKTRDCVYRKKDGTTAPVEARIGGIGGKPGGMWVAVVRDITRRRRDEAALRESERRFRDTLERARLLAVCLDPAGTITFCNDALLALTGYIRAEVVGRNWFELFTPAADRGEAVGRYRRAVRTGQQLEHEEMIVLTRDGRALTVAWSKTLLRDPDGRPVGMSQLGEDVTERKRAVAALREREQLLQTVLAHIPCGVFWKDRAGRYLGCNEQVVRDLGLASADEVVGKTGADLPHPPADLTAVATGEPVLNREETVTRNGRPVALLTSTVPLRDPAGAVVGAIGMYQDVTDQKRLENQYRQSQKMEAVGQLAGGVAHDFNNLLTAINGYAELLAQDPTLSAGARAFVSEIHGAGMRAAHLTRQLLAFGRRQVLEPRVVDLNEVVVEVTGMLERLIGEDLLLATALAPDLCPVKADAGQIHQVLMNLVVNARDAMPTGGRLEISSRTVEVSPADAREVPDAVPGVFAELAVSDTGCGMTPEVREHIFEPFFTTKEVGKGTGLGLATVFGVVAAHGGHIRVESAPGRGTVFRIYLPRATEPAPAPADFAAARVRPQGTETVLLAEDEAVVRALAARILRESGYEVLEARDGDDAVRVAEAYTGAIDLLVTDVVMPRRGGRETAEAIRRTRPDLRVLFMSGYTDDAVVRNGVLHDQVHFLPKPFTPEALAREVRETLDAESSHWDGSLTRLAVVR; encoded by the coding sequence ATGGTTCCCCACTCGCTCCCCAAACCCGTGCTGGTCGTTTCGTGTGCCGCCGGGGGCGCGCTCGTCGCGGCGGCGCTGTACCTGACGGCGGGGCCCGGTGCCGCGTCGTGCGCGCTGGCCGTAACCGCGGTGGCCGGCTGGGGTTTTGCTCTCCGCGCGTGGGCCCGTGAGCGGGCGGGGGCGGGGGTCGCGGCCGACCGGCGGTACCACGAGGTCGAGGCCCGGTACCGGTGCCTGATCGAACAGGCCGCCGACGCGATGTTCGTCCTCGGGCCGGACGACCGCATCCTGGACGCGAACACACAGGCCACGGTCGATCTCGGGTACACCCGGGCCGAGCTGCTGCACCTGACGTTCCACGACATCCTCTCCGCACAGGCGGGCGGGTCGGCCGACGGGGACACGAAGACGCGGGACTGCGTGTACCGGAAGAAGGACGGGACCACCGCCCCGGTCGAGGCGCGGATCGGCGGGATCGGCGGGAAGCCGGGCGGGATGTGGGTGGCCGTGGTCCGCGACATCACCCGCCGCCGCCGGGACGAGGCCGCCCTGCGCGAGAGCGAGCGCCGGTTCCGGGACACCCTGGAACGCGCCCGCCTCCTGGCCGTCTGCCTCGACCCCGCCGGGACGATCACGTTCTGTAACGACGCCCTCCTGGCCCTCACCGGGTACATCCGCGCCGAGGTCGTCGGCCGGAACTGGTTCGAGCTGTTCACCCCGGCGGCCGACCGGGGCGAGGCGGTCGGCCGGTACCGCCGCGCCGTCCGCACCGGGCAGCAGCTGGAACACGAGGAGATGATCGTCCTGACCCGGGACGGGCGGGCGCTCACGGTCGCGTGGAGCAAGACGCTCCTCCGGGACCCGGACGGGCGCCCGGTCGGGATGAGCCAGCTCGGCGAGGACGTGACCGAGCGGAAGCGGGCCGTCGCGGCGCTGCGGGAGCGGGAGCAACTGCTCCAGACCGTGCTCGCCCACATCCCGTGCGGCGTGTTCTGGAAGGACCGCGCGGGCCGGTACCTCGGGTGCAACGAACAGGTCGTCCGCGACCTCGGCCTCGCGTCGGCCGACGAGGTGGTGGGGAAGACGGGCGCGGACCTCCCGCACCCGCCCGCCGATCTCACCGCCGTGGCCACCGGCGAACCCGTCCTGAACCGCGAGGAGACGGTGACGCGGAACGGCCGCCCCGTGGCCCTGCTGACCAGCACGGTCCCGCTCCGCGACCCGGCCGGGGCGGTCGTGGGCGCGATCGGGATGTACCAGGACGTGACCGACCAGAAGCGGCTCGAGAACCAGTACCGGCAGTCGCAGAAGATGGAAGCGGTCGGGCAGCTGGCGGGCGGGGTGGCGCACGACTTCAACAACCTGCTCACCGCCATCAACGGGTACGCCGAACTGCTGGCCCAGGACCCGACCCTGTCCGCCGGCGCGCGGGCGTTCGTGAGCGAGATCCACGGCGCCGGCATGCGCGCCGCGCACCTGACCCGGCAGCTGCTCGCGTTCGGGCGCCGGCAGGTGCTCGAGCCCCGCGTGGTGGACCTGAACGAGGTGGTGGTCGAGGTCACGGGCATGCTGGAGCGGCTGATCGGGGAGGACCTCCTCCTCGCCACCGCCCTGGCCCCGGACCTGTGCCCCGTGAAAGCGGACGCCGGCCAGATCCACCAGGTGCTGATGAACCTGGTGGTGAACGCCCGCGACGCCATGCCCACCGGCGGGCGGCTCGAGATCTCGAGCCGGACGGTCGAGGTCTCCCCGGCGGACGCGCGGGAGGTGCCGGACGCGGTGCCCGGGGTGTTCGCGGAACTGGCCGTGTCCGACACCGGGTGCGGGATGACGCCCGAGGTGCGGGAGCACATCTTCGAGCCGTTCTTCACCACCAAGGAAGTGGGGAAGGGGACCGGGCTGGGGCTGGCGACCGTCTTCGGCGTCGTCGCGGCGCACGGCGGGCACATTCGGGTCGAGAGCGCACCGGGGCGCGGAACGGTGTTCCGGATCTATCTCCCGCGGGCCACCGAGCCCGCCCCCGCTCCGGCCGATTTCGCGGCCGCGCGGGTCCGGCCGCAGGGGACCGAGACGGTCCTCCTGGCGGAAGACGAGGCGGTCGTGCGGGCCCTGGCCGCGCGGATCCTCCGGGAGAGCGGGTACGAGGTGCTCGAAGCGCGGGACGGGGACGACGCGGTCCGGGTGGCCGAGGCGTACACCGGGGCGATCGACCTGCTGGTCACCGACGTGGTCATGCCGCGCCGCGGGGGCCGCGAGACCGCCGAGGCGATCCGGCGGACCAGGCCGGACCTGCGGGTGCTGTTCATGAGCGGCTACACCGACGACGCGGTGGTGCGCAACGGCGTCCTGCACGATCAGGTCCACTTCCTCCCCAAGCCGTTCACCCCCGAAGCGCTCGCCCGCGAGGTCCGGGAGACACTGGACGCCGAAAGTTCTCACTGGGACGGGAGCCTGACCCGCCTCGCGGTGGTCCGCTGA
- a CDS encoding DUF1559 family PulG-like putative transporter, producing the protein MVRTPPLCPRRAFTLIELLVVIAIIAVLIGLLLPAIQKVRESAARSTCANNLKQIGLALYSYEGANGYFPTSGEGPNLGNQFSAFDTASTYTDLLPHIEQDNAFRPMNETYRYNDSRWPGNQTGAKATLKLLLCPSNPLYRVDPLGYGESDYMPLAYTDIVPAGDPLGSGLQPGTRDTEPAGSRKYRTAGMLTLHYEVATENGPSTLDPNANYMRTPYNRRSPRRVVEVTDGTSQTIAVIEDVGKMNEDYTLPGGGNMLAKYFDFNPYGIDKSPTGRSNNYRWAEPDVSSGVSGPDQDTVNKLARLNNNAIPWGGPAACPWYTNNCGPNDEPFSFHPGGCMVVFGDGHVALVRVSIDPFTLRALCTPSGGEVIALD; encoded by the coding sequence ATGGTGCGTACGCCCCCTCTGTGCCCCCGCCGGGCGTTCACCCTGATCGAACTGCTCGTGGTGATCGCCATCATCGCGGTCCTGATCGGGTTGCTCCTGCCGGCCATTCAAAAAGTGCGTGAGTCGGCCGCGCGCAGCACCTGCGCCAACAACCTCAAGCAGATCGGGCTGGCCCTCTACAGTTACGAGGGCGCGAACGGGTACTTCCCGACCAGCGGCGAGGGGCCGAACCTGGGCAACCAGTTCAGCGCCTTCGACACCGCTTCCACGTACACCGATTTGCTCCCGCACATCGAGCAGGACAACGCCTTCCGGCCGATGAACGAGACCTACCGGTACAACGACAGCCGGTGGCCGGGGAACCAGACCGGTGCCAAGGCGACGCTCAAACTGCTGCTCTGCCCCAGCAACCCGCTCTACCGGGTCGACCCGCTGGGGTACGGGGAGAGCGACTACATGCCGCTCGCGTACACCGACATCGTCCCGGCCGGCGACCCGCTGGGCAGCGGCCTCCAGCCGGGCACCCGGGACACCGAGCCGGCGGGCAGCCGGAAGTACCGGACCGCCGGCATGCTCACGCTGCACTACGAGGTCGCGACCGAGAACGGCCCGAGCACGCTGGACCCGAACGCGAACTACATGCGGACCCCGTACAACCGCCGCAGCCCCCGGCGGGTGGTCGAGGTGACGGACGGGACGAGCCAGACGATCGCCGTCATCGAGGACGTGGGGAAGATGAACGAGGACTACACCCTGCCGGGCGGCGGGAACATGCTGGCCAAGTACTTCGACTTCAACCCGTACGGGATCGACAAGTCCCCGACCGGGCGCTCGAACAACTACCGGTGGGCCGAGCCGGACGTCTCGAGCGGCGTGTCCGGTCCCGACCAGGACACGGTCAACAAGCTGGCCCGGCTGAACAACAACGCGATCCCGTGGGGCGGCCCGGCGGCGTGCCCCTGGTACACGAACAACTGCGGCCCGAACGACGAGCCGTTCAGCTTCCATCCCGGCGGGTGCATGGTCGTGTTCGGTGACGGGCACGTGGCCCTCGTTCGGGTTTCCATCGACCCGTTCACCCTCCGGGCCCTGTGTACCCCGTCCGGCGGCGAGGTGATCGCGCTCGATTAG
- a CDS encoding serine/threonine-protein kinase, with amino-acid sequence MRVATSDELLSHLRQSDLVPPERLSAWLGTRPGTGGESPDELAHRLVTAGLVTPYQVDLLLKGRPRDLTIAGKYKVLDLLGKGGMGAVYLCEHQALRTLVAVKVLPASPDESREDRERFYREARAFATLNHPNLVRGFDVDSDAGQHFIVMEYVDGVDLQALVARCGPLPVERAANYTRQAANGLGHAHDQGWVHRDIKPANLAVDRTGLVRVLDMGLARGIFEGSDAITRNYNDGAIRGTADFLSPEQADGSPLDGRADFYSLGVTLYFLLSGQLPFGELSAGQKLVAHLLKAPPPLRGLRPDLPEKLLRVVDKMMAKRPEDRYQSGTEVADALAPWDAGPCPPTDDEVSRRLPPGIAPALVATAHIISPLTPTASVPRRRAERLQNNNLVRLGVGLLAVAALAGALAGYVSCHAPQERDGGPPPVVATASPFIGNYVPVTRAHGPNQVPFPGGHAEYLQGRVYRTVADALSDPRLRDQDNCRILLLDEVHEEQAEIDATKLPHGIAIESVRPGKPTHWHPPENSDPGRPLLRVTGGSRLAVRNLEFNGLRRVEVPVAWVGAGPGCQLHAVGVTGYTRSGVALRDPAGEAGDPVQLSRVRVHPESTKTPLDACVTVSAAARPARHLRLTECRFEGPATEGVLSSGGITALEVTRCRLFGLQNGVRFAGPGALDAVLTGNTTASTRAAVLVDALPANGDANRRLALRSNLFFDADRAVRFAHAVPGTADLFRGSEGNWCEHGGCRTRTDGLPVSEMPGQILLELDPTRDDFLKYPATSPLATAGPDRQPVGVPPG; translated from the coding sequence ATGCGTGTTGCTACGTCGGACGAGCTGTTATCGCACCTCCGGCAGAGCGACCTCGTGCCGCCGGAGCGACTCAGCGCGTGGCTCGGGACGCGACCGGGAACCGGTGGGGAGTCGCCGGACGAGCTCGCCCACCGCCTCGTCACCGCCGGCCTCGTCACCCCCTATCAGGTGGACCTGCTGCTCAAGGGCCGCCCCCGCGATCTGACCATCGCGGGCAAGTACAAGGTCCTCGACCTGCTCGGCAAGGGCGGGATGGGGGCGGTGTACCTGTGCGAGCACCAGGCCCTGCGGACCCTGGTCGCGGTCAAAGTGCTGCCCGCGTCCCCGGACGAGAGCCGTGAGGACCGCGAGCGGTTCTACCGCGAGGCCCGCGCGTTCGCCACCCTCAACCACCCGAACCTGGTCCGCGGGTTCGATGTGGACTCGGACGCCGGCCAGCACTTCATCGTGATGGAGTACGTGGACGGGGTGGACCTGCAAGCGCTCGTGGCGCGGTGCGGGCCGCTGCCGGTCGAGCGGGCGGCGAACTACACGCGCCAGGCGGCGAACGGCCTGGGCCACGCGCACGACCAGGGCTGGGTCCACCGCGACATCAAACCGGCGAACCTCGCGGTGGACCGGACGGGCCTGGTCCGCGTCCTCGACATGGGCCTGGCCCGCGGCATTTTCGAGGGCAGCGACGCGATCACCCGGAACTACAACGACGGGGCGATCCGCGGGACCGCGGACTTCCTCTCGCCCGAGCAGGCCGACGGGTCGCCGCTCGACGGCCGCGCCGACTTCTACAGCCTCGGCGTCACGCTGTACTTCCTCCTCAGCGGCCAGCTCCCGTTCGGCGAGCTGAGCGCGGGGCAGAAGCTCGTGGCGCACCTGCTCAAAGCGCCGCCGCCGCTCCGCGGGCTGCGGCCGGACCTGCCGGAGAAGCTGCTCCGGGTCGTTGACAAGATGATGGCGAAGCGCCCGGAGGACCGGTACCAGTCCGGGACGGAAGTGGCCGACGCCCTGGCCCCGTGGGACGCCGGCCCGTGCCCGCCGACGGACGACGAGGTCTCGCGCCGCCTGCCCCCCGGGATCGCCCCGGCCCTGGTCGCGACCGCGCACATCATCAGCCCCCTGACCCCGACCGCGTCCGTGCCCCGCCGCCGGGCGGAGCGGCTCCAGAACAACAACCTGGTGCGCCTCGGCGTCGGGCTCCTGGCGGTGGCCGCCCTCGCCGGCGCCCTCGCCGGGTACGTGTCGTGCCACGCCCCGCAGGAGCGGGACGGCGGGCCGCCGCCGGTCGTCGCGACCGCGTCCCCGTTCATCGGGAACTACGTTCCCGTCACCCGCGCCCACGGCCCGAACCAGGTGCCGTTTCCCGGCGGCCACGCGGAGTATTTGCAGGGCCGGGTCTACCGGACCGTGGCCGACGCCCTCTCCGACCCGCGCCTGCGGGACCAGGACAACTGCCGGATCCTGCTCCTCGACGAGGTTCACGAGGAGCAGGCGGAGATCGACGCAACGAAACTGCCCCACGGCATCGCGATCGAGTCCGTGCGGCCGGGCAAACCGACCCACTGGCACCCGCCCGAAAACTCCGACCCGGGCCGCCCGCTCCTGCGCGTCACCGGCGGGTCGCGGTTGGCCGTTCGCAACCTGGAGTTCAACGGGTTGCGCCGGGTGGAAGTGCCGGTCGCGTGGGTCGGTGCCGGCCCCGGGTGCCAGTTGCACGCGGTCGGGGTGACCGGGTACACCCGCTCCGGGGTCGCGCTCCGTGATCCCGCCGGCGAGGCCGGCGACCCGGTCCAGTTGTCCCGGGTCCGCGTCCACCCGGAGTCCACGAAGACGCCGCTGGACGCGTGTGTGACGGTCTCCGCGGCCGCGCGCCCGGCCCGGCACCTCCGGTTGACGGAGTGCCGCTTCGAGGGGCCGGCCACGGAAGGGGTCCTGTCGTCGGGCGGCATCACGGCGCTCGAAGTGACCCGGTGCCGCCTGTTCGGGTTGCAGAACGGGGTGCGGTTCGCGGGGCCGGGGGCGCTCGACGCCGTGCTCACGGGGAACACGACCGCGTCGACCCGGGCCGCCGTCCTGGTCGACGCCCTTCCCGCGAACGGCGACGCGAACCGGCGGCTGGCACTGCGGTCGAACCTGTTCTTCGACGCGGACCGGGCCGTTCGGTTCGCGCACGCGGTTCCGGGGACCGCGGACCTGTTCCGCGGGAGCGAGGGCAACTGGTGCGAACACGGCGGGTGCCGGACCCGGACGGACGGGTTGCCGGTGTCGGAAATGCCCGGACAGATCCTCCTCGAACTCGACCCGACCCGGGACGACTTCTTGAAATACCCGGCCACGAGCCCTCTGGCGACGGCCGGTCCGGACCGGCAACCGGTCGGCGTCCCCCCGGGCTGA
- a CDS encoding dipeptidyl-peptidase 5, producing the protein MRFRITFAALLLAACAAPAADKRPMKVDDLFAFKRVAAPQISPDGKTVVYQVTTVDLEKNKSSTALWLAPADGRAAPKPLTDPKGKRDASPRWSPDGERILFESTRSGTSQLWVVGADGEPKQLTHVSTGATNGVWAPDGKHVAFVSSVFPEFSAKPFAEADKLNREKDEEIEKSPVKAKVFNKLFYRHWDEYVGDKRQHIFVCAADGTGCRDVTPGDRDASPSSTTFSSGDDFTFTPDGQFLVFTAVPERDEAWSTNYDLCRVSITNGSTKWETLTTDNKAADSGPRFSATGKKLAWRAQKKAGYEADKWDIVVADCKPDGTLIGKPSNVTGKYDVSVSEFVWTGSFDRAFIFTADADGTAPVFMVQADGTGFKVDYAAGACGALSASRERNMVAFTEAAMHHPAEVKTYWWPADKAKPVNVSRANDALLAELDLGRPEPVEVPVEGNVNMQMWVLKPPGFDGTKKWPVAFLVHGGPQGAWEDAWSFRWNPQAWAAQGYVVVLPNPRGSTGFGQKFVDEITGDWGGKCYRDLMAGLDYAEKLPYVDKTRMGAAGASFGGYMMDWFAVNDAAKRFQCLITHCSVWNFESMWGTTDELWFDEWEHGGLPWEKPQKYAEFSPHKKAGNLGKYKTPMLVVHNDLDFRCPIGQGHELFSALQRQGVPSRFVNFPDEGHWVLKPKNSQYWHKEVFAWLKKYAPPGGR; encoded by the coding sequence ATGCGTTTCCGTATCACGTTCGCCGCACTTCTCCTGGCCGCGTGCGCCGCGCCGGCGGCCGACAAGCGGCCGATGAAGGTGGACGACCTTTTCGCGTTCAAGCGGGTCGCCGCCCCGCAAATCAGCCCGGACGGCAAAACCGTCGTGTACCAGGTGACGACGGTCGATCTGGAGAAGAACAAGAGTTCCACCGCCCTGTGGCTCGCGCCGGCCGACGGCAGGGCCGCGCCGAAGCCGCTCACCGATCCCAAGGGCAAGCGCGACGCCAGCCCGCGATGGTCCCCCGACGGCGAACGCATCCTGTTCGAGTCCACCCGCTCGGGGACGAGCCAACTGTGGGTCGTCGGGGCCGACGGCGAGCCGAAGCAGCTCACCCACGTTTCCACCGGTGCGACGAACGGCGTCTGGGCGCCGGACGGGAAGCACGTTGCGTTCGTGTCGAGCGTGTTCCCCGAGTTCAGCGCGAAGCCGTTCGCCGAAGCCGACAAGCTGAACAGGGAAAAGGACGAGGAAATCGAGAAGAGCCCCGTGAAGGCCAAGGTGTTCAACAAGCTCTTCTACCGGCACTGGGACGAGTACGTCGGCGACAAGCGGCAGCACATCTTCGTCTGCGCGGCCGACGGGACCGGCTGTCGCGACGTCACCCCCGGCGACCGCGACGCCAGCCCGTCCAGCACCACGTTCAGCAGCGGCGACGACTTCACCTTCACGCCGGACGGCCAGTTCCTCGTGTTCACCGCCGTCCCGGAGCGGGACGAGGCGTGGAGCACCAACTACGACCTGTGCCGCGTGTCGATCACGAACGGCTCGACCAAGTGGGAAACGCTCACCACCGATAACAAGGCCGCGGATAGCGGCCCGCGGTTCTCCGCCACCGGCAAAAAGCTGGCGTGGCGCGCACAGAAGAAAGCGGGCTACGAGGCCGACAAGTGGGACATCGTCGTGGCCGATTGTAAGCCGGACGGCACGCTGATCGGGAAGCCGTCCAACGTGACCGGCAAGTACGACGTGTCGGTGAGTGAGTTCGTCTGGACCGGTAGCTTCGACCGCGCGTTCATCTTCACCGCCGACGCGGACGGGACCGCTCCGGTCTTCATGGTCCAGGCGGACGGCACCGGCTTCAAGGTGGACTACGCGGCCGGCGCGTGCGGCGCCCTCTCCGCCTCACGGGAGCGGAACATGGTCGCGTTTACCGAAGCGGCGATGCACCACCCGGCGGAGGTGAAGACGTACTGGTGGCCGGCGGACAAGGCGAAGCCGGTGAACGTGAGCCGCGCCAACGACGCGCTCCTGGCCGAACTCGACCTGGGGCGGCCGGAACCCGTGGAAGTGCCCGTCGAGGGCAACGTGAACATGCAGATGTGGGTTCTGAAGCCGCCGGGGTTCGACGGTACGAAGAAGTGGCCGGTCGCGTTCCTGGTTCACGGCGGCCCGCAGGGCGCGTGGGAGGACGCGTGGAGCTTCCGCTGGAACCCGCAGGCGTGGGCGGCGCAGGGCTACGTGGTGGTGCTGCCCAACCCGCGCGGCAGCACCGGCTTCGGTCAGAAGTTCGTGGACGAGATCACCGGCGACTGGGGCGGCAAGTGCTACCGCGACCTCATGGCCGGCCTCGATTACGCCGAGAAGTTGCCCTACGTCGATAAGACCCGCATGGGCGCGGCCGGCGCGAGCTTCGGCGGGTACATGATGGACTGGTTCGCGGTGAACGACGCCGCGAAACGGTTCCAGTGCCTCATCACGCACTGTTCGGTGTGGAACTTCGAGAGCATGTGGGGCACCACCGACGAACTGTGGTTCGACGAGTGGGAACACGGCGGGCTGCCGTGGGAGAAGCCCCAGAAGTACGCCGAGTTCTCGCCGCACAAGAAGGCCGGCAACCTGGGCAAGTACAAGACGCCGATGCTCGTCGTCCACAACGACCTCGATTTCCGCTGCCCGATCGGTCAGGGGCACGAGCTCTTCAGCGCGCTGCAGCGCCAGGGCGTGCCGTCGCGGTTCGTGAACTTCCCGGACGAAGGCCACTGGGTGCTGAAGCCCAAGAACAGCCAGTACTGGCACAAAGAAGTGTTCGCGTGGCTCAAGAAGTACGCGCCGCCCGGCGGGCGATAG
- a CDS encoding transposase, producing the protein MPQSLTRIGVHLVFSTKHREPLITPEVRPALFAYLAGTLNAIDCPAIEVGGAADHVHLLFVLSNTVALSRAVEEVKKESSKWAKGNVHPRFYWQGGYGAFAVSASNEPQVIAYIQNQEEHHRKMTFQDEVRALMQKRGSPLDERYFWD; encoded by the coding sequence GTGCCCCAGTCACTCACTCGGATCGGCGTTCACCTCGTCTTCAGCACAAAACACCGCGAACCGCTCATCACACCCGAGGTCCGCCCGGCGTTGTTCGCGTATCTCGCCGGCACATTGAACGCCATCGACTGTCCGGCAATCGAAGTCGGCGGGGCTGCGGACCACGTTCACCTTCTGTTCGTGCTATCGAACACCGTGGCGCTGTCACGGGCGGTCGAGGAAGTGAAGAAAGAGTCATCGAAGTGGGCGAAGGGCAACGTGCATCCGCGGTTCTACTGGCAGGGCGGGTACGGGGCGTTTGCCGTCAGTGCCTCAAATGAACCGCAGGTAATCGCTTACATCCAAAACCAGGAAGAGCACCATCGCAAGATGACGTTCCAAGACGAGGTTCGCGCACTGATGCAGAAGCGCGGCTCGCCACTCGACGAGCGGTACTTTTGGGACTGA